A region of Streptomyces sp. NBC_01788 DNA encodes the following proteins:
- a CDS encoding TerD family protein, with product MGVSLSKGGNVSLTKEAPGLTAVLVGLGWDARTTTGSDFDLDASALLLNNSGKVGSDQHFVFFNNLKSPDGSVEHTGDNLTGEGEGDDETIKVNLAGVPADVDKIVFPVSIYDAENRQQSFGQVRNAYIRVVNQAGGQEIARYDLSEDASTETAMVFGELYRHGAEWKFRAIGQGYASGLRGIAQDFGVNV from the coding sequence GTGGGAGTCAGCCTCAGCAAGGGCGGCAACGTATCGCTGACGAAGGAGGCCCCGGGCCTGACCGCGGTCCTCGTCGGCCTGGGCTGGGACGCCCGTACCACGACCGGCAGCGACTTCGACCTCGACGCCAGCGCGCTGCTGCTGAACAACTCCGGCAAGGTGGGCAGCGACCAGCACTTCGTCTTCTTCAACAACCTCAAGAGCCCGGACGGCTCGGTGGAGCACACCGGTGACAACCTCACCGGCGAGGGCGAGGGCGACGACGAGACGATCAAGGTCAACCTGGCCGGCGTCCCGGCCGACGTCGACAAGATCGTCTTCCCGGTCTCGATCTACGACGCCGAGAACCGTCAGCAGTCCTTCGGTCAGGTGCGCAACGCGTACATCCGCGTGGTGAACCAGGCCGGCGGCCAGGAGATCGCGCGGTACGACCTCAGCGAGGACGCCTCGACCGAGACGGCCATGGTCTTCGGCGAGCTGTACCGGCACGGCGCCGAGTGGAAGTTCCGCGCCATCGGCCAGGGCTACGCCTCGGGCCTGCGCGGCATCGCGCAGGACTTCGGCGTGAACGTCTGA
- a CDS encoding small hydrophobic protein produces the protein MMAGFGGGTRGYPRSRGRTGQRWGSPLLKRSRELGGRPDRATLGIIGTICAVAGFFALGIVLGPAAVVCGWLAMGRTWAGDRSLPALVAVVLGAIDTLLAVVWLAGAATPGSGLF, from the coding sequence ATGATGGCGGGCTTCGGAGGCGGAACGCGCGGGTACCCCCGTTCACGCGGCCGGACGGGGCAGCGATGGGGGTCCCCCCTGCTCAAGCGAAGCCGAGAGCTTGGGGGAAGGCCGGACCGCGCGACACTCGGGATCATCGGGACCATCTGCGCGGTCGCCGGTTTCTTCGCGCTGGGGATCGTCCTCGGCCCGGCGGCGGTCGTCTGCGGATGGCTCGCAATGGGCCGCACCTGGGCGGGCGACCGCTCGCTCCCGGCCCTGGTCGCCGTGGTCCTGGGCGCCATCGACACCCTCCTGGCCGTCGTCTGGCTGGCCGGAGCGGCAACGCCGGGCAGCGGCCTGTTCTGA
- a CDS encoding TerD family protein: MGVTLAKGGNVSLSKAAPNLTNVMVGLGWEERSTTGAPFDLDASALLCTGANRVLGDEWFVFYNQLTSPDGSVEHTGDNLTGEGEGDDETILVDLTRVPSQCEKIVFPVSIHMADERGQTFGQVSDAYIRVLNQADGTELARYDLSEDASTETAMIFGELYRYRGEWKFRAVGQGYASGLRGIALDFGVNVS; this comes from the coding sequence ATGGGCGTCACGCTCGCCAAGGGAGGCAACGTCTCCCTCTCGAAGGCCGCACCGAACCTGACCAACGTCATGGTCGGACTCGGCTGGGAGGAGCGCTCCACCACCGGAGCCCCCTTCGACCTCGACGCCAGCGCGCTGCTGTGCACCGGCGCCAACCGGGTGCTGGGCGACGAGTGGTTCGTGTTCTACAACCAGCTCACGAGCCCGGACGGCTCCGTGGAGCACACCGGCGACAACCTCACCGGCGAGGGCGAGGGCGACGACGAGACGATCCTGGTGGACCTCACCCGAGTGCCCTCGCAGTGCGAGAAGATCGTCTTCCCGGTCTCCATCCACATGGCCGACGAGCGCGGACAGACCTTCGGGCAGGTCTCGGACGCCTACATCCGCGTGCTCAACCAGGCCGACGGCACGGAACTCGCCCGTTACGACCTGAGCGAGGACGCCAGCACGGAAACCGCGATGATCTTCGGCGAGCTCTACCGCTACCGGGGCGAATGGAAGTTCCGCGCGGTGGGCCAGGGGTACGCGTCCGGGCTGCGCGGAATCGCCCTAGACTTCGGGGTCAACGTTTCGTAA
- a CDS encoding TetR family transcriptional regulator: METAGTAGTAPRTLSRTAARPGLRERKKRRTRDALLRAALELFTTQGYDRTTVDEIAEAVDVSQRTFFRYFPGKEEAAFAVQEMVEAHFVDSLRARPPGEAPLEALRRSLLEGWDTISDAVGSVVPVELYLRMFRVIESTPALLAEHLRRSAETEEQIARLLAEREGLDVDTDPRPRLAVAVFGAVMRVTSCQWSTRENAGAEALRELTAAYLDQVGPALTGNWRTSPQR, translated from the coding sequence ATGGAGACGGCGGGGACCGCCGGGACGGCGCCACGGACGCTGTCACGGACGGCGGCACGGCCGGGACTGCGCGAACGCAAGAAGCGGCGCACCCGCGACGCACTGCTGCGGGCGGCGCTGGAACTGTTCACCACCCAGGGGTACGACCGGACGACGGTCGACGAGATCGCCGAGGCCGTCGACGTCTCCCAGCGCACCTTCTTCCGCTACTTCCCGGGCAAGGAGGAGGCCGCCTTCGCCGTGCAGGAGATGGTGGAGGCGCACTTCGTCGACTCGCTGCGCGCCCGCCCGCCCGGGGAGGCTCCACTGGAGGCGTTGCGCCGGAGCCTGCTGGAGGGCTGGGACACGATCAGCGACGCCGTGGGGAGCGTCGTGCCCGTGGAGCTGTATCTGCGCATGTTCCGGGTGATCGAGTCGACGCCGGCCCTGCTCGCCGAGCATCTGCGGCGCTCGGCGGAGACCGAGGAGCAGATCGCGCGGCTGCTCGCCGAGCGCGAGGGCCTCGACGTGGACACCGACCCGCGGCCGCGACTGGCGGTGGCCGTGTTCGGCGCGGTGATGCGCGTGACGAGCTGCCAGTGGAGCACGCGTGAAAACGCCGGCGCGGAGGCCCTGCGCGAACTCACCGCCGCGTACCTCGATCAGGTGGGACCCGCGCTCACCGGGAACTGGCGTACGAGCCCGCAGCGTTGA
- a CDS encoding alpha/beta hydrolase yields the protein MTSFDASPQLNVWRALLALAVVFVMLATTGWTAVRGHRGTTALQTSLTAWDHGHLHGHRLPDADASPDLLRRFFDSLGAQDRARLARRYPLAVGNMDGAPVGLRYQANRIALRQARRTEQARTHDSRLSPAGQQDAGRRMQRYTSLMAKDRQILAFDPEGSGRVAEVFGDLRRAERVSVVVPGVDTDLITFRKTYRPYSAPYGMAKSLYAAEREADPSTRTAVIAWADYTSPSGLGVDAATAMRATEGAVRLNKLLRGLPGDSSVSLFCHSYGSVVCGVAARALPRRVSDIAVAASPGMRVQSTSHLHTSARVWAMRDATDWIQDVPYLELGGLGHGADPVSPAFGARVLSAQGAKGHAGYFEPGTDSLANFAEIGVGAYGSVRCAHDDDGCRADLSGATPAGRA from the coding sequence GTGACTTCCTTCGACGCCTCCCCACAACTCAACGTCTGGCGCGCACTGCTCGCGCTGGCCGTGGTCTTCGTGATGCTGGCCACCACCGGCTGGACCGCGGTGCGCGGCCATCGCGGGACCACCGCCCTCCAGACGTCGCTGACCGCCTGGGACCACGGCCACCTGCACGGGCACCGACTGCCGGACGCGGACGCCTCCCCCGATCTGCTGCGGCGCTTCTTCGACTCGCTCGGCGCACAGGACCGCGCCCGGCTCGCCCGTCGCTATCCGCTCGCGGTCGGCAACATGGACGGCGCCCCGGTCGGGCTGCGCTACCAGGCCAACCGCATCGCGCTGCGCCAGGCGCGCAGAACCGAGCAGGCCCGCACGCACGACAGCCGGCTCTCGCCGGCCGGGCAGCAGGACGCGGGCCGCCGCATGCAGCGCTACACCTCGCTGATGGCGAAGGACCGGCAGATCCTGGCCTTCGACCCCGAGGGCTCGGGCCGGGTCGCCGAGGTCTTCGGCGACCTGCGCAGGGCCGAACGGGTCTCCGTCGTCGTTCCCGGCGTCGACACCGACCTGATCACCTTCCGGAAGACCTACCGCCCGTACTCGGCGCCGTACGGCATGGCGAAGTCGCTGTACGCGGCGGAGCGCGAGGCGGACCCGTCGACCCGTACGGCCGTGATCGCCTGGGCCGACTACACCTCGCCGAGCGGGCTCGGGGTGGACGCGGCCACGGCGATGCGTGCCACAGAGGGCGCGGTGCGGCTGAACAAGCTGCTGCGGGGGCTGCCCGGCGACTCCTCCGTCTCGCTGTTCTGCCACAGCTACGGGTCGGTGGTGTGCGGCGTGGCCGCGCGTGCCCTGCCGCGGCGGGTCTCCGACATAGCGGTGGCCGCCAGCCCGGGCATGCGCGTGCAGAGCACCTCCCACCTGCACACCTCCGCCCGGGTGTGGGCGATGCGGGACGCCACCGACTGGATCCAGGACGTGCCCTACCTCGAACTCGGCGGCCTCGGCCACGGCGCCGACCCGGTCTCCCCGGCGTTCGGGGCACGGGTTCTCTCGGCACAGGGCGCCAAGGGCCACGCCGGCTACTTCGAGCCGGGCACCGACAGCCTGGCCAACTTCGCCGAGATCGGGGTCGGCGCGTACGGCTCGGTGCGGTGCGCACATGACGACGACGGATGCCGGGCGGATTTGTCCGGTGCGACTCCGGCCGGACGCGCGTAG
- a CDS encoding peroxiredoxin: protein MAIQVGDKAPDFELKDNHGRTVRLSDFRGEKNVVVLFYPFAFTGVCTGELCALRDNLPKFVNDDTQLLAVSNDSIPTLRVFGEQEGLEYPLLSDFWPHGNTSRAYGVFDEGKGCAVRGTFIIDKEGVVRWTVVNGLPDARDLNDYVKALDTL, encoded by the coding sequence ATGGCGATCCAGGTCGGCGACAAGGCGCCCGACTTCGAACTCAAGGACAACCACGGCCGGACCGTGCGGCTGTCCGACTTCCGCGGCGAGAAGAACGTGGTGGTGCTCTTCTACCCGTTCGCCTTCACCGGTGTGTGCACCGGCGAGCTGTGCGCCCTGCGCGACAACCTGCCGAAGTTCGTCAACGACGACACCCAGCTGCTCGCCGTCTCCAACGACTCCATCCCCACCCTGCGCGTCTTCGGCGAGCAGGAGGGCCTGGAGTACCCGCTGCTGAGCGATTTCTGGCCGCACGGCAACACTTCGCGCGCCTACGGCGTCTTCGACGAGGGCAAGGGCTGCGCGGTGCGCGGCACCTTCATCATCGACAAGGAGGGCGTCGTGCGCTGGACGGTCGTCAACGGCCTGCCGGACGCGCGCGACCTGAACGACTACGTGAAGGCGCTCGACACCCTGTGA
- the aceE gene encoding pyruvate dehydrogenase (acetyl-transferring), homodimeric type: MASGSDRNPIIIGGLPSQVPDFDPEETQEWLDSLDAAVDERGRERARYLMLRLIERAREKRVAVPEMRSTDYVNTIPTKSEPFFPGNEEIERRILNATRWNAAVMVSRAQRPGIGVGGHIATFASSASLYDVGFNHFFRGKDDGRGGDQVFFQGHASPGIYARAYLLDRLSEKHLDGFRQEKSKAPYGLSSYPHPRSMPDFWEFPTVSMGLGPIGAIFQARMNRYMQARGIADTSDSHVWAFLGDGEMDEPESLGQLSIAAREGLDNLTFVVNCNLQRLDGPVRGNGKIIQELESVFRGAGWNVIKLIWDRTWDPLLAQDRDGVLVNRMNTTPDGAFQTYATESGAYIREHFFGDDHRLRKMVEHMTDQQILHLGRGGHDHRKIYAAYKAALDHKGQPTVILAKTVKGWTLGPNFEGRNATHQMKKLTVEDLKHFRDRLHLPISDRELESGPPPYYHPGRETEEIQYMHDRRKGCGGYVPTRIVRSKPLHLPGDRTYASVKKGSGQQSIATTMAFVRLLKDLMRDKEIGRRFVLIAPDEYRTFGMDSFFPSAKIYNPLGQQYESVDRDLLLAYKESPTGQMLHDGISEAGCTASLIAAGSAYATHGEPLIPVYVFYSMFGFQRTGDQFWQMADQLARGFVLGATAGRTTLTGEGLQHADGHSQLLASTNPACVAYDPAYGYEIAHIVQDGLRRMYGGDERHPHGEDVFYYLTVYNEPIQQPAEPADVDTAGILKGLHRLGEGTAGDIPAQIMASGVAVPWALEAQRILAEDWNVRAGVWSATSWNELRREAVACEEYNLLHPEEEQRVPWVTRRLSAAEGPFVAVSDWMRSVPDQIARWVPGTYQSLGADGFGFADTRGAARRFFHIDARSIVLAVLTELAREGRVDRSVLKQALDRYRILEVSAADPGTAGGDA, from the coding sequence GTGGCTTCCGGATCCGATCGAAACCCGATCATCATTGGCGGCCTCCCGAGTCAGGTTCCTGACTTCGATCCCGAGGAGACCCAGGAGTGGCTCGACTCGCTCGACGCCGCGGTCGACGAGCGGGGCCGTGAGCGCGCCCGCTACCTCATGCTCCGGCTGATCGAGCGCGCCCGCGAGAAGCGCGTGGCCGTGCCCGAGATGCGCAGCACGGACTACGTCAACACGATCCCCACCAAGAGCGAGCCGTTCTTCCCCGGCAACGAGGAGATCGAGCGCAGGATCCTCAACGCCACGCGCTGGAACGCCGCGGTGATGGTCTCCCGCGCCCAGCGGCCGGGCATCGGCGTCGGCGGCCACATCGCCACCTTCGCCTCCTCCGCCTCCCTCTACGACGTCGGCTTCAACCACTTCTTCCGCGGCAAGGACGACGGACGGGGCGGCGACCAGGTCTTCTTCCAGGGGCACGCCTCACCGGGCATCTACGCTCGCGCGTACCTGCTGGACCGGCTCTCCGAGAAGCACCTGGACGGCTTCCGCCAGGAGAAGTCCAAGGCGCCGTACGGACTGTCCAGCTATCCGCACCCGCGCTCGATGCCGGACTTCTGGGAGTTCCCGACGGTCTCCATGGGCCTCGGCCCGATCGGCGCGATCTTCCAGGCCCGGATGAACCGGTACATGCAGGCGCGCGGGATCGCGGACACCTCCGACTCGCACGTGTGGGCGTTCCTCGGCGACGGCGAGATGGACGAGCCGGAGTCGCTCGGCCAGTTGTCGATCGCCGCCCGTGAGGGCCTGGACAACCTGACCTTCGTGGTCAACTGCAACCTCCAGCGCCTGGACGGCCCGGTGCGCGGCAACGGCAAGATCATCCAGGAGCTGGAGTCGGTCTTCCGCGGCGCCGGCTGGAACGTGATCAAGCTCATCTGGGACCGCACCTGGGACCCGCTGCTGGCCCAGGACCGCGACGGCGTGCTGGTCAACAGGATGAACACCACGCCGGACGGCGCGTTCCAGACCTACGCGACCGAGTCCGGCGCCTACATCCGCGAGCACTTCTTCGGCGACGACCACCGGCTGCGCAAGATGGTCGAGCACATGACCGACCAGCAGATCCTGCACCTGGGCCGCGGCGGTCACGACCACCGCAAGATCTACGCGGCGTACAAGGCGGCCCTGGACCACAAGGGGCAGCCGACGGTCATCCTGGCCAAGACGGTCAAGGGCTGGACGCTCGGCCCGAACTTCGAGGGCCGCAACGCCACGCACCAGATGAAGAAGCTGACGGTCGAGGACCTCAAGCACTTCCGCGACCGTCTGCACCTGCCGATCTCCGACCGGGAGCTGGAGTCCGGGCCGCCGCCGTACTACCACCCGGGCCGGGAGACCGAGGAGATCCAGTACATGCACGACCGCCGCAAGGGCTGCGGCGGCTACGTGCCGACCCGGATCGTGCGCTCCAAGCCGCTCCACCTTCCGGGCGACCGGACGTACGCGTCCGTGAAGAAGGGCTCGGGCCAGCAGTCCATCGCGACCACCATGGCCTTCGTCCGGCTGCTGAAGGACCTCATGCGGGACAAGGAGATCGGCAGGCGGTTCGTGCTGATCGCGCCGGACGAGTACCGCACGTTCGGCATGGACTCCTTCTTCCCGAGCGCGAAGATCTACAACCCGCTCGGCCAGCAGTACGAGTCCGTCGACCGCGATCTGCTGCTCGCCTACAAGGAGTCGCCGACCGGGCAGATGCTGCACGACGGCATCTCCGAGGCGGGCTGCACGGCCTCGCTGATCGCGGCGGGCTCGGCCTACGCCACCCACGGCGAGCCGCTGATCCCGGTGTACGTCTTCTACTCGATGTTCGGTTTCCAGCGCACCGGCGACCAGTTCTGGCAGATGGCCGACCAGTTGGCGCGCGGTTTCGTCCTGGGCGCGACCGCCGGCCGCACGACCCTGACCGGTGAGGGGCTCCAGCACGCCGACGGGCACTCCCAGCTGCTGGCCTCCACCAACCCGGCGTGCGTGGCCTACGACCCGGCGTACGGGTACGAGATCGCGCACATCGTGCAGGACGGACTGCGCCGCATGTACGGCGGCGACGAGCGGCATCCGCACGGCGAGGACGTCTTCTACTACCTCACCGTCTACAACGAGCCGATCCAGCAGCCGGCCGAGCCGGCGGACGTGGACACCGCAGGCATCCTCAAGGGCCTGCACCGGCTCGGCGAGGGCACGGCGGGCGACATCCCGGCGCAGATCATGGCGTCGGGTGTGGCGGTCCCGTGGGCCCTGGAGGCGCAGCGGATCCTCGCCGAGGACTGGAACGTCCGGGCCGGTGTCTGGTCGGCGACCTCCTGGAACGAGCTGCGGCGCGAGGCCGTGGCGTGCGAGGAGTACAACCTGCTGCACCCGGAGGAGGAGCAGCGGGTGCCGTGGGTGACGCGGAGGCTGAGCGCGGCCGAGGGGCCGTTCGTGGCCGTCTCCGACTGGATGCGCTCGGTGCCGGACCAGATCGCGCGGTGGGTGCCGGGTACGTACCAGTCGCTGGGTGCCGACGGCTTCGGCTTCGCCGACACCCGCGGGGCGGCGCGGCGGTTCTTCCACATCGACGCCCGGTCGATCGTGCTGGCGGTGCTGACGGAGCTGGCCCGGGAGGGCAGGGTCGACCGGTCGGTGCTGAAGCAGGCCCTGGACCGCTACCGGATCCTGGAGGTGTCGGCGGCCGACCCAGGCACGGCGGGCGGCGACGCCTAG
- a CDS encoding DUF3052 domain-containing protein, whose amino-acid sequence MSATADHAEERTNPAARLGFQPGQVVQEIGYDDDVDQDLREAIEEAIGSELVDEDYDDVADAVVLWFRDDDGDLTDVLVDATTYIEEGGAILLFTPKTGRAGYVEPSDISEAATTAGLSASKGVSVGKDWSGSRLATPKAAKSKK is encoded by the coding sequence GTGAGCGCGACCGCGGACCACGCGGAGGAGCGGACCAACCCAGCCGCCAGGCTGGGATTCCAGCCCGGGCAGGTGGTCCAGGAGATCGGCTACGACGACGACGTAGACCAGGACCTCCGCGAGGCCATCGAGGAAGCGATCGGCAGCGAGCTCGTGGACGAGGACTACGACGACGTGGCCGACGCCGTGGTGCTGTGGTTCCGCGACGACGACGGCGACCTTACGGATGTGCTGGTGGACGCCACCACGTACATCGAGGAGGGTGGCGCGATCCTGCTCTTCACGCCGAAGACGGGCCGTGCCGGGTACGTGGAGCCGAGTGACATCTCGGAAGCCGCGACCACGGCGGGGCTGTCGGCGAGCAAGGGCGTCAGTGTCGGCAAGGACTGGAGCGGCAGCCGCCTCGCGACGCCCAAGGCAGCCAAGTCGAAGAAGTAG
- a CDS encoding DUF475 domain-containing protein has translation MLLKTFGWSFAVTAVGLAAAVLYGGWTAFGIVAILSILEISLSFDNAVVNAGILKKMNAFWQKIFLTVGVLVAVFGMRLVFPVVIVAISAKMGPVEAVDLALNNKDHYQQLVTDAHPAIAAFGGMFLLMIFLDFIFEDRDIKWLPWIERPLAKLGRIDMLSVCIALAVLLITAFTFATHAHQHAGAHVDKAQTVLISGIAGLITYMVVGGLSGYFEDKLEEDEEREHEEEEEAARSGKKRSAIALAGKAAFFMFLYLEVLDASFSFDGVIGAFAITNDIVLMALGLGIGAMYVRSLTVYLVRQGTLDDYVYLEHGAHYAIGALAVILMVTIQYQINEVITGLVGVVLIAWSFWSSVRRNRALAAAEGSSAGTADTQSEVSSGV, from the coding sequence GTGCTCCTGAAAACCTTCGGCTGGTCGTTCGCGGTGACCGCGGTCGGCCTTGCCGCGGCGGTCTTGTACGGGGGGTGGACCGCCTTCGGAATCGTGGCGATCCTGTCGATCCTCGAGATCTCGCTGTCCTTCGACAACGCGGTGGTCAACGCCGGAATCCTGAAGAAGATGAACGCCTTCTGGCAGAAGATCTTCCTCACGGTCGGCGTGCTCGTCGCGGTCTTCGGCATGCGGCTGGTCTTCCCCGTCGTCATCGTCGCCATCAGCGCCAAGATGGGCCCTGTCGAGGCCGTCGACCTCGCGCTCAACAACAAGGACCACTACCAACAGCTGGTCACGGACGCCCACCCCGCGATCGCCGCGTTCGGTGGCATGTTCCTGCTGATGATCTTCCTCGACTTCATCTTCGAGGACCGGGACATCAAGTGGCTGCCCTGGATCGAGCGGCCGCTCGCCAAGCTCGGCAGGATCGACATGCTGTCGGTCTGCATCGCCCTCGCCGTGCTGCTCATCACCGCCTTCACCTTCGCCACCCACGCCCACCAGCACGCCGGCGCGCACGTCGACAAGGCGCAGACGGTACTGATCTCCGGCATCGCCGGTCTGATCACCTACATGGTCGTCGGCGGACTCTCCGGCTACTTCGAGGACAAGCTCGAGGAGGACGAGGAACGCGAGCACGAGGAGGAGGAAGAGGCCGCGCGCAGCGGCAAGAAGCGTTCGGCCATCGCCCTGGCCGGCAAGGCCGCGTTCTTCATGTTCCTCTACCTCGAGGTGCTCGACGCGTCCTTCTCCTTCGACGGCGTGATCGGCGCCTTCGCCATCACCAACGACATCGTCCTGATGGCCCTCGGCCTCGGCATCGGCGCCATGTACGTCCGTTCGCTCACGGTCTACCTGGTCCGCCAGGGCACCCTCGACGACTACGTCTACCTGGAGCACGGCGCGCACTACGCGATCGGCGCGCTGGCCGTGATCCTCATGGTCACCATCCAGTACCAGATCAACGAGGTGATCACCGGCCTGGTCGGCGTGGTCCTCATCGCCTGGTCCTTCTGGTCCTCGGTGCGCCGCAACCGCGCCCTGGCGGCGGCCGAGGGAAGTTCGGCGGGCACGGCGGACACCCAGAGCGAGGTCTCCTCAGGGGTGTGA
- a CDS encoding MFS transporter — protein MPAKGLRGHPWVTLITVAVGVMMVALDGTIVAIANPVIGRELHATLADVQWITNAYFLALAVSLITAGKLGDRFGHRQTFLIGVTGFAAASGAIGLSDTIAMVIIFRVFQGLFGALLMPAALGLLRATFPAEKLNMAIGIWGMVIGASTAGGPILGGVLVEHVNWQSVFFINVPVGVLALVLGLLILLDHRAENAPRSFDILGIVLLSGAMFCLVWALIKAPAWGWGDGTTWTFIAASVLGFAAFAFWETRVKEPLIPLALFRSVPLSAGVVLMVLMAIAFMGGLFFVTFYLQNVHGMSPIEAGTHLLPLTGMMIVGSPLAGFMITKVGPRIPLAGGMAATALAMYGMSTLETGTSGLTMSLWFALLGLGLAPVMVGATEVIVGNAPLELSGVAGGLQQSAMQIGGSLGTAVLGAVMASKVNSDLAGNWKDAGLPPLTHTQLDQASEAVQFGAAPVPEGTPEAIATKITSVAHETFISGMSLASLVAAGIAAVAVLVALFTKRGENAEAGAGVGHI, from the coding sequence ATGCCCGCGAAGGGGCTGCGCGGGCACCCGTGGGTCACCCTGATCACCGTCGCCGTAGGGGTCATGATGGTGGCCCTCGACGGCACCATCGTGGCCATCGCCAACCCCGTGATCGGCAGGGAGCTGCACGCAACCCTCGCCGATGTGCAGTGGATCACCAACGCCTACTTCCTCGCCCTCGCGGTCTCCCTGATCACCGCGGGCAAGCTCGGTGACCGCTTCGGGCACCGGCAGACCTTCCTCATCGGTGTGACCGGCTTCGCCGCCGCCTCGGGCGCCATCGGCCTGTCGGACACCATCGCCATGGTCATCATCTTCCGGGTCTTCCAGGGCCTGTTCGGCGCGCTGCTGATGCCGGCCGCGCTCGGCCTGCTGCGGGCCACCTTCCCGGCCGAGAAGCTCAACATGGCCATCGGCATCTGGGGCATGGTCATCGGTGCCTCCACCGCAGGCGGCCCGATCCTCGGCGGTGTGCTCGTCGAGCACGTCAACTGGCAGTCGGTGTTCTTCATCAACGTGCCCGTCGGCGTTCTCGCCCTGGTCCTGGGCCTGCTGATCCTGCTCGACCACCGCGCCGAGAACGCGCCGCGCTCCTTCGACATCCTCGGCATCGTCCTGCTCTCCGGAGCGATGTTCTGCCTGGTGTGGGCCCTGATCAAGGCTCCGGCCTGGGGCTGGGGCGACGGCACGACGTGGACGTTCATCGCCGCGTCCGTGCTCGGCTTCGCCGCCTTCGCCTTCTGGGAGACCAGGGTGAAGGAGCCGCTGATCCCGCTGGCGCTGTTCCGCTCGGTCCCGCTGTCCGCGGGCGTGGTGCTCATGGTGCTGATGGCCATCGCGTTCATGGGCGGCCTGTTCTTCGTGACCTTCTACCTCCAGAACGTCCATGGGATGAGCCCGATCGAGGCGGGCACGCACCTCCTCCCGCTCACCGGCATGATGATCGTCGGCTCCCCGCTCGCGGGATTCATGATCACCAAGGTGGGCCCGCGCATTCCGCTGGCGGGCGGCATGGCGGCCACCGCGCTCGCCATGTACGGCATGTCCACGCTTGAGACGGGCACGAGCGGCCTCACCATGTCGCTCTGGTTCGCCCTGCTGGGCCTCGGCCTCGCCCCGGTCATGGTCGGCGCCACCGAGGTCATCGTCGGCAACGCGCCCCTGGAGCTGTCCGGTGTGGCCGGCGGTCTCCAGCAGTCCGCCATGCAGATCGGCGGCAGCCTCGGCACGGCCGTGCTGGGCGCGGTGATGGCCTCCAAGGTCAACAGCGACCTGGCCGGCAACTGGAAGGACGCGGGGCTCCCGCCGCTCACCCACACCCAGCTCGACCAGGCCTCCGAGGCGGTCCAGTTCGGCGCGGCGCCGGTGCCGGAGGGTACGCCCGAGGCGATCGCCACGAAGATCACCTCCGTCGCGCACGAGACGTTCATCTCCGGGATGAGCCTCGCCTCCCTCGTGGCCGCCGGGATCGCGGCCGTGGCCGTCCTGGTGGCTCTGTTCACCAAGCGCGGGGAGAACGCGGAGGCGGGCGCGGGCGTCGGCCACATCTGA
- a CDS encoding DUF4429 domain-containing protein — protein sequence MGDVLAGFHAAWEFESDSVLIRYERGIRTPKLFQVLGTRRIPLAALAGVTLGAGRRGTVVLRAEPRPGADPLMDAADGQLKESCDPYRLVLPAEQETPAERYAERLRARLFASGPADRHLVAAPEAPLQFKAYDGKASFDGTAVRFRWSRTGASSAKWKAGDQSFPVADMGGVEWRSPEAFEGHLRLLPRDPGAAAPLSQPDQDPASVVFGLGYGPVHESLPFAAAVLAAVRERGPATPVPVPAPHRDPAGIAERIRHLGELHRAGLVTDEEFSLKKAELLSEL from the coding sequence ATGGGTGATGTACTGGCCGGATTTCATGCTGCCTGGGAGTTCGAGTCCGATTCCGTGCTCATCCGCTACGAACGGGGGATTCGAACACCCAAGCTCTTCCAGGTCCTCGGAACCCGCAGGATCCCGCTGGCGGCCCTCGCGGGCGTGACGCTCGGCGCGGGGCGCCGCGGCACCGTGGTCCTGCGTGCCGAGCCCAGACCGGGCGCCGACCCGCTGATGGACGCGGCCGACGGGCAGCTCAAGGAGAGCTGCGACCCGTACCGCCTGGTGCTGCCCGCCGAGCAGGAGACGCCGGCCGAGCGCTACGCCGAGCGACTGCGCGCCCGACTCTTCGCGAGCGGACCGGCCGACCGCCACCTGGTGGCGGCACCGGAGGCCCCGCTCCAGTTCAAGGCGTACGACGGGAAGGCGTCCTTCGACGGTACGGCGGTGCGGTTCCGGTGGTCCCGGACGGGAGCCTCCTCGGCCAAGTGGAAGGCCGGGGACCAGAGCTTCCCCGTCGCCGACATGGGCGGGGTGGAGTGGCGCTCGCCCGAGGCCTTCGAGGGACATCTGCGGCTGCTGCCGCGCGATCCGGGCGCCGCCGCACCGCTGTCGCAGCCGGACCAGGATCCGGCCTCGGTGGTGTTCGGGCTCGGATACGGGCCGGTGCACGAGTCACTGCCGTTCGCCGCTGCCGTCCTGGCGGCGGTGCGGGAGAGGGGTCCGGCGACGCCGGTACCGGTGCCGGCCCCGCACCGCGACCCGGCCGGCATCGCGGAACGGATCCGCCACCTCGGGGAGCTGCATCGGGCGGGGCTGGTCACCGACGAGGAGTTCTCGCTGAAGAAGGCGGAACTCCTCTCCGAGCTGTAG